One Atribacterota bacterium DNA window includes the following coding sequences:
- a CDS encoding MarR family transcriptional regulator, with the protein MKELYDFILKLKDFCICNETKISNICNISMAELKSINAINCNEEITCTEFSERLSLSPSRGSRIIDNLVKKGFLIRKVKDCDRRSILLCLTEKGRRIKDEINQEQKIFEDEINSNLSTQEIISLKKGLKIFDKILENNKKGEKNDRKIHIGCK; encoded by the coding sequence ATGAAAGAATTATATGATTTTATCTTGAAACTAAAAGATTTTTGTATATGTAACGAAACCAAGATCAGTAATATATGTAATATTAGTATGGCTGAGCTGAAGAGCATAAATGCAATTAACTGTAATGAAGAAATTACTTGTACTGAATTCTCAGAGAGATTATCCTTGTCTCCGTCTCGGGGAAGCAGAATTATAGATAATCTTGTCAAAAAGGGGTTTTTGATAAGAAAGGTTAAAGATTGTGATCGTAGATCAATATTGCTCTGTTTGACTGAAAAAGGGAGAAGGATAAAAGATGAAATAAACCAGGAACAAAAAATTTTTGAAGATGAAATAAATTCAAACCTTAGTACACAAGAAATCATATCCCTAAAAAAAGGATTAAAAATATTTGATAAAATACTAGAAAACAATAAAAAAGGAGAAAAAAATGACAGAAAAATCCATATTGGATGTAAATGA
- a CDS encoding Na/Pi cotransporter family protein, translating into MVLQVIGIFGSLIIFLYGLQKTNIHLRQAFGNKLQAWINKISFYPSLSIFFGIFLTFTMQSSTAATSLLVGLINTGMMTLYQALQILIGTSIGTTITTQIITFNIAQYSFILIILGYGLNILSKKRRYQSFGAVLLGIGFIFLGMNLISGFSEPLKDSPALLNIISQLQGSPVLALLLSVVITSILQSSTAMMALTISLSTQGIIPFELAIPVILGSHLGSCTTVLFVGLGKTSQAKTLTFGNLFYKMVAVIFFFFLIKPIYSIAVYFTPNLPRQIAIAHTIIIVGNALLVYPFLSLFAVFLQKLFPKSAEEESLYKPKFLDDNVLESPDLAIYLARKELIRMANSVDEMFVGIMKVFFDRDENLLYKLCKVDRVVDTLSNAIIHYLTEMKFEDLTPEQSRETYGLLNVTNDFEHIGDLIDKDIIPIIEKQIDNELKLSEAGVSEIKELYKMVYQNFYQSLGAFALGDKRLAQKVLQQKEAIIEREAKMRRSHIDRLHKGVELSRQTSSIHFDMINILKQISDHSSLIAETVLNNL; encoded by the coding sequence ATGGTTTTGCAAGTTATAGGAATTTTTGGCAGCCTTATTATCTTTTTATACGGATTACAAAAAACTAATATACACCTGAGACAAGCATTTGGTAATAAATTACAGGCATGGATTAATAAGATTTCCTTTTATCCCTCTCTTTCGATTTTTTTTGGGATATTTCTAACCTTTACCATGCAAAGCAGTACTGCTGCTACTTCTTTGCTGGTTGGACTTATAAACACGGGAATGATGACTTTATATCAGGCATTGCAAATCCTAATCGGAACCAGTATTGGTACCACTATTACTACTCAGATTATTACCTTTAATATTGCACAATATTCTTTTATTCTGATTATTTTAGGTTATGGATTAAATATATTAAGCAAAAAAAGGCGTTATCAATCTTTTGGTGCTGTATTGCTCGGAATTGGTTTTATTTTTCTGGGAATGAACCTGATTTCAGGCTTTTCTGAACCTCTAAAAGACAGTCCTGCCTTACTTAATATTATTTCTCAGCTACAGGGGTCACCTGTTCTGGCATTGCTTCTCTCAGTAGTTATAACCAGTATTTTGCAAAGCAGTACAGCCATGATGGCATTAACTATTTCTTTATCAACACAGGGGATTATTCCTTTTGAATTGGCAATTCCTGTTATTCTTGGTTCTCATTTAGGTTCTTGTACGACTGTACTCTTTGTTGGTCTTGGAAAAACAAGTCAGGCTAAAACGCTGACCTTTGGAAATCTTTTTTATAAGATGGTAGCTGTAATATTCTTTTTTTTCCTGATTAAGCCAATCTACTCGATTGCTGTTTATTTTACTCCTAATTTACCAAGACAGATTGCTATTGCCCATACCATTATAATTGTTGGTAACGCCTTATTAGTTTATCCTTTTCTTTCCTTATTTGCTGTTTTTCTACAAAAATTATTTCCAAAATCAGCAGAAGAAGAATCACTTTATAAGCCAAAGTTTCTGGACGACAACGTTCTTGAATCCCCTGATTTAGCTATTTATCTGGCAAGAAAAGAATTAATAAGGATGGCTAACTCTGTTGATGAAATGTTTGTTGGTATTATGAAAGTATTTTTTGACCGTGATGAAAATCTACTCTACAAATTATGCAAAGTAGACAGGGTGGTTGACACATTATCCAATGCAATTATCCATTATCTGACAGAAATGAAATTTGAAGATCTGACACCTGAACAATCAAGAGAAACATATGGCTTGCTTAATGTCACTAATGATTTTGAGCATATTGGAGATTTGATAGATAAAGATATAATACCTATTATTGAAAAACAAATTGATAATGAATTAAAATTATCTGAGGCAGGAGTTTCTGAGATTAAAGAACTCTATAAAATGGTATATCAAAATTTCTACCAATCATTAGGAGCTTTTGCCCTGGGAGACAAACGGTTAGCCCAAAAAGTTTTGCAGCAAAAAGAGGCAATAATAGAAAGGGAAGCTAAAATGAGAAGAAGTCATATTGACCGTTTACATAAAGGAGTTGAGCTGTCAAGACAGACCAGCTCTATACATTTTGATATGATTAATATCTTAAAGCAGATTAGTGATCACTCTTCTTTAATAGCTGAAACAGTCTTAAATAATTTGTAA
- a CDS encoding YbaK/EbsC family protein: MSVEDVRKYFKNEKLDYKVVELEESTATVDLAAKALGVKPALIAKTLSFKLKDDRCVLLVTKGDARIDNRKYKDYFRVKAKMLNPEEVFEVTGHEVGGVCPFGLKNPLDIYLDESLLEFEFVFPAAGSGNSFIKITPEELQNITNGTWVAVCK, translated from the coding sequence ATGAGTGTAGAAGATGTAAGGAAATATTTTAAAAATGAAAAACTTGATTATAAAGTAGTCGAATTAGAAGAGAGCACTGCAACAGTAGATTTAGCAGCAAAAGCCTTAGGGGTAAAACCGGCACTAATTGCTAAAACACTTTCTTTTAAATTAAAAGATGACCGTTGTGTATTATTGGTCACTAAAGGAGATGCCAGGATAGATAATCGTAAATACAAAGATTATTTTAGAGTTAAAGCTAAAATGTTGAATCCGGAAGAAGTATTTGAAGTTACAGGCCATGAAGTGGGTGGGGTATGCCCTTTTGGCTTGAAAAATCCCCTGGATATTTATCTGGATGAGTCTTTACTTGAATTTGAATTTGTTTTTCCAGCAGCTGGTTCAGGGAATTCTTTTATTAAAATAACTCCTGAAGAACTACAAAATATTACCAATGGTACCTGGGTAGCTGTTTGTAAATAG
- a CDS encoding amidohydrolase, whose amino-acid sequence MELKPIVNLLINEAVSLRRDFHRFPEIGWNEVRTSKKIYQYLEEINLEVKKIASTGVIGLLRGKKKGPTLLIRSDIDALPVQEMNEVSYKSTIPGVMHACGHDGHMAMLLIAAKILSKYYKNRINGNIKFVFQPDEESAEGAKRIIKEGVLINPKVNAAMGIHLWSQLEKGTVGIKDGAIMASLATFRIKVVGKGGHTGYPDHAIDPVMAAANIIQQIQIIQTREINQLNPLIIMIGKISGGKKNNIIPDFVELEGTIRYLERDKYQKSIKPIERFKELIYSISQVNRVQIEIEITEKNKMVVNDKQLTEIIKSAAIKVVDRDKIIDFTCSASEDFSEFSHTVPSVFYFLGCGNSNIEKRVSHHNCFFNIDEDMLPIGIEMHVQSALEFFKKYKIT is encoded by the coding sequence ATGGAACTAAAACCCATAGTAAATTTATTAATAAATGAAGCTGTTTCTTTGAGAAGAGATTTTCATCGATTTCCTGAAATAGGGTGGAATGAAGTTAGAACCTCGAAAAAAATTTACCAATATCTGGAGGAAATTAATTTAGAGGTAAAAAAAATTGCCTCTACCGGTGTAATCGGATTATTAAGAGGTAAAAAGAAGGGTCCCACATTATTAATCAGATCAGATATAGATGCCCTACCTGTTCAAGAGATGAATGAAGTTTCCTATAAATCAACCATCCCCGGGGTTATGCATGCCTGCGGACATGATGGACATATGGCAATGCTGCTAATTGCTGCTAAAATACTAAGCAAATATTATAAAAACAGGATTAATGGTAATATTAAATTTGTTTTTCAGCCAGATGAAGAGTCTGCAGAAGGAGCAAAAAGGATTATAAAAGAAGGTGTTTTAATTAATCCAAAAGTTAATGCAGCAATGGGAATCCATCTCTGGTCACAACTGGAAAAGGGCACTGTCGGAATCAAGGATGGTGCCATAATGGCTTCTTTGGCTACTTTTAGAATCAAAGTTGTTGGAAAAGGCGGACATACCGGATATCCTGACCATGCCATAGACCCGGTTATGGCAGCAGCCAATATAATCCAGCAAATACAGATTATTCAAACAAGAGAGATAAATCAGCTTAATCCTCTTATAATTATGATTGGAAAAATTTCAGGAGGAAAAAAGAATAATATTATTCCTGATTTTGTTGAGTTAGAGGGAACGATACGTTATTTGGAACGGGATAAATATCAAAAATCCATAAAACCCATAGAGAGATTTAAAGAGCTAATTTATTCAATTTCACAGGTCAATCGTGTTCAGATTGAAATTGAGATTACAGAAAAAAATAAAATGGTAGTCAATGATAAACAATTGACAGAAATCATTAAATCAGCTGCTATTAAAGTAGTAGATAGAGATAAAATAATCGATTTTACTTGCAGTGCCAGTGAAGATTTTTCAGAATTTTCTCACACTGTCCCCTCAGTTTTTTATTTTTTAGGATGTGGCAACAGTAATATTGAAAAACGAGTTTCACATCATAACTGCTTTTTTAATATTGATGAGGATATGCTGCCAATAGGTATTGAAATGCATGTGCAAAGCGCCCTTGAATTTTTTAAAAAATATAAAATCACATAA
- a CDS encoding pyridoxal-phosphate dependent enzyme, whose protein sequence is MIDLTINEEQLKRTVQRAKEKNIIIPTFAQMKNPELIPEVIKKKLGKIGLWDISPYNLFRISWKNEPKERGGLYQGVNFLEIPAQLSGVDTRIIALVGKWFPTGSHKVGATFGCLVPRLVTGQFDPTKEKAVWPSTGNYCRGGAYVAELLSCESIAILPEGMSRERFEWLSKVAGEVIGTPGSESNVKEIFDKSWELKKTRENVVVFNQFDEPGNHLFHYEVTGKAMEEVLLQEIGSHGKLKGIVLTSGSSGTLGCADYLKKLYPDSKLAVGEALQCPTLLMNGFGAHRIEGIGDKHVPWIHNVKNTDMVIAIDDNDTIQLLRLFNEDIGKKYMVEMGIRESFIENLPLLGISGIANIIGAIKFAKYYELGKNDIVLTVLTDSVELYKSRLEEIKKENPKYNKIDAAMTFQQNLRGVSTDYMEELGTLAKKRIHNLKYYTWIEQQGKELEELNAQWYDNDNYWENIHKQSDQIDMLIDSFNQRTGLLK, encoded by the coding sequence ATGATTGATTTAACCATAAATGAAGAACAGTTAAAAAGGACTGTTCAGAGGGCGAAAGAAAAAAATATAATTATTCCCACTTTTGCCCAAATGAAAAACCCCGAATTAATCCCTGAAGTTATCAAGAAAAAACTGGGAAAAATCGGGCTTTGGGATATAAGTCCCTACAATCTTTTCCGGATTAGCTGGAAAAATGAACCTAAAGAAAGAGGCGGATTGTATCAAGGAGTAAATTTTCTTGAAATACCTGCTCAGCTAAGTGGTGTTGATACACGAATTATAGCCCTTGTAGGCAAATGGTTTCCCACCGGATCCCACAAAGTTGGGGCTACGTTTGGTTGTCTGGTTCCTCGCTTGGTAACCGGACAGTTTGATCCCACAAAAGAGAAGGCTGTCTGGCCGTCCACCGGTAATTACTGCCGTGGTGGGGCTTATGTGGCTGAATTATTATCTTGTGAATCCATTGCTATTTTACCTGAAGGCATGAGTAGAGAGAGATTTGAGTGGTTATCAAAGGTAGCCGGTGAAGTCATAGGAACTCCGGGATCGGAAAGTAATGTGAAGGAGATTTTTGATAAGTCCTGGGAATTGAAGAAAACCAGGGAAAATGTAGTAGTCTTTAATCAATTTGATGAGCCTGGTAACCATTTATTCCATTATGAAGTTACCGGGAAGGCGATGGAAGAGGTATTACTGCAAGAAATTGGTTCTCATGGAAAATTGAAGGGAATTGTACTTACATCAGGTTCTTCGGGTACCCTGGGTTGTGCTGATTATCTAAAAAAGCTGTACCCTGATAGTAAATTAGCAGTAGGAGAGGCTTTACAGTGTCCAACTTTATTAATGAATGGATTTGGTGCACATCGAATTGAAGGTATAGGTGATAAGCATGTTCCCTGGATACACAATGTTAAAAATACGGATATGGTTATTGCAATTGATGATAATGACACTATTCAGTTATTACGTTTGTTCAATGAAGATATCGGGAAAAAATATATGGTAGAAATGGGCATACGCGAGTCATTCATAGAGAACCTCCCCTTATTAGGAATCTCAGGGATAGCAAATATAATTGGAGCAATAAAATTTGCCAAATATTATGAGTTAGGAAAAAATGATATTGTTTTAACAGTCTTAACTGATTCTGTAGAGCTGTATAAATCAAGATTGGAAGAAATAAAGAAAGAAAATCCCAAATATAATAAGATTGACGCTGCTATGACTTTTCAGCAAAATTTAAGAGGAGTATCTACTGATTATATGGAGGAGCTGGGTACTCTTGCCAAAAAAAGAATCCATAATTTAAAATATTATACCTGGATTGAACAGCAGGGCAAAGAATTAGAAGAGTTAAATGCACAGTGGTATGATAATGATAATTATTGGGAAAATATTCATAAACAGTCTGACCAAATTGATATGCTTATCGATTCATTTAACCAAAGAACCGGATTATTAAAATAA
- a CDS encoding PIG-L family deacetylase — protein sequence MATIIVFGTEPDQAEAGMGGAILKLTESAHQVTIIDLTNGEFSKNHQTDYRKREAIKASRILGIDERITLDYLYPELKNNIEIREEITEIYENTNPDIIFIPYPVKFNPESKIASEICNSSLSYLYQQNAMYIKEKIFYYFATPFNYFEKPDFIVDISKEIEMKVEALKCYESRFGKNLQDSPLFENTLNLSRYYGMLIGTKFGESFICKDPLEIRNIDSII from the coding sequence ATGGCAACAATCATTGTGTTTGGAACAGAACCTGACCAGGCAGAAGCGGGTATGGGAGGGGCTATATTGAAATTAACTGAATCAGCTCACCAGGTCACAATTATTGATCTCACTAATGGTGAGTTTTCAAAAAATCATCAGACTGATTATCGAAAAAGAGAGGCCATCAAAGCCAGTAGGATTTTAGGTATTGATGAAAGAATTACTCTTGACTATCTTTATCCGGAATTGAAAAACAATATCGAAATAAGAGAAGAAATTACTGAAATATACGAAAATACCAATCCGGATATAATATTTATACCATATCCTGTTAAGTTTAACCCGGAAAGTAAGATTGCCTCAGAAATATGCAATTCTTCTTTAAGTTATCTTTATCAGCAAAATGCTATGTATATAAAAGAAAAAATATTTTACTATTTTGCTACCCCTTTTAATTATTTTGAAAAACCTGATTTTATTGTTGACATAAGTAAAGAAATTGAAATGAAAGTGGAAGCATTAAAATGTTATGAATCCAGATTTGGAAAGAACCTTCAAGATAGTCCATTATTTGAAAATACTTTAAACCTAAGCCGATATTACGGTATGCTTATTGGAACTAAATTTGGGGAATCATTTATCTGTAAAGATCCTTTGGAAATCAGGAACATCGATTCGATTATCTAA
- a CDS encoding branched-chain amino acid ABC transporter permease → MRIIITQIINGIVLGSIYVLMVTGFNLMFLVGKIIHFSYPYIVVISMYTCWGMLKITNNPYIAVLIAIIISILLHIMVEPLFYYINKRRGMIDINSSFILSLGIAMILTEIMSHQINYGFPISFPVNWMNSYKLFTISFIRISSGQLYTLFVSIFIALALFVIIFKTQIGRAFRAVAENITVARLQGIPIVKLNLLLYSITGFLGGIIALLFSMLLGSASPWLGEYISLKVLAVAIVAGLGNIKGAIVCGLALGILESLIIHFLPGSWSNAIAFLLMLLVILIKPRGIFSE, encoded by the coding sequence TTGAGAATTATTATTACACAGATAATTAACGGAATAGTATTAGGAAGTATCTATGTTTTAATGGTAACAGGATTTAACTTAATGTTTCTTGTTGGTAAAATAATTCACTTTTCCTATCCCTATATTGTAGTTATTTCAATGTATACTTGCTGGGGAATGTTAAAAATAACAAACAATCCTTATATAGCTGTCCTGATTGCCATAATAATTTCTATTTTACTACATATTATGGTAGAACCACTGTTCTACTATATTAATAAGAGAAGAGGAATGATAGATATTAATTCTTCCTTTATTTTATCATTAGGAATTGCAATGATTCTAACTGAGATTATGTCACATCAGATTAATTATGGGTTTCCAATTTCTTTTCCTGTTAATTGGATGAACAGTTATAAATTATTTACAATCAGTTTTATACGTATTTCCAGTGGCCAATTATACACTTTGTTTGTAAGTATTTTTATTGCCCTGGCTTTGTTTGTAATTATCTTTAAAACTCAAATAGGCCGTGCATTTCGAGCTGTAGCTGAAAATATAACAGTTGCACGTTTACAGGGCATACCGATCGTAAAACTGAATTTACTGCTATATAGTATTACAGGATTTCTAGGGGGAATTATTGCTCTACTATTTTCTATGTTGCTTGGGTCAGCTTCTCCATGGTTGGGGGAGTATATTTCTTTAAAAGTACTTGCTGTGGCTATTGTAGCCGGTTTGGGAAATATTAAAGGTGCTATTGTTTGTGGATTGGCATTGGGTATTCTTGAATCCCTGATAATCCATTTTTTACCTGGTTCCTGGTCTAATGCCATAGCTTTTTTACTGATGCTTTTAGTAATTTTAATAAAACCAAGAGGTATATTCAGTGAATAA
- a CDS encoding nodulation protein NfeD, translated as MFKKKYIAFTFFIIFLFFCFVLPVSSSTVYIIPVKGQIEPGWLLFLERSLQEAERANAQAVILDIDTPGGYIDTVQKAKVSMGEFPFPIYGYVNTNAISAGAYLALITDGFFMKTGSTIGAAEPVLLGGGEVTEKVLSFWEAEMRSAAERQKKDPKIAAAMVRRDIVIEDVVEEGELLTLTAGEAEMLGFSNGTVFSIEELLEAAGLTDSVLIPTTASFWERLSGWLINPVVATFLLMMGFFFLIIEVLTAGFGFGGILSLLAFGLYFGAHFLTGISGWPVIFLFAFGIIFILVEAFMPGFGIFGIVGLVAVIVSIVLAAASTTLGIYMLLISFAIAGIAGYAAFKYFQRKGTLKSFILSQSATKEAGYSSSDDYSHLLDKTGKAVTPMRPSGAIEIEGKRYDAVSEGSFINTGETIKVTKIEGYRIVVRKQDKK; from the coding sequence TTGTTTAAAAAAAAATATATTGCCTTTACCTTTTTTATTATTTTTTTGTTTTTTTGCTTCGTTCTTCCTGTCAGCTCGTCTACTGTATATATTATTCCTGTAAAGGGGCAAATTGAACCCGGATGGTTGCTTTTTTTAGAACGATCTTTGCAGGAAGCAGAAAGAGCAAATGCTCAGGCAGTTATTCTGGATATTGATACCCCGGGTGGCTATATTGATACAGTACAGAAGGCAAAAGTATCTATGGGAGAATTCCCATTTCCAATCTATGGGTATGTCAATACAAATGCTATTTCTGCAGGTGCTTACCTTGCATTGATCACAGACGGGTTTTTTATGAAAACAGGTTCTACAATCGGGGCTGCTGAACCTGTCCTTTTAGGAGGAGGGGAGGTAACTGAAAAGGTACTTTCTTTCTGGGAAGCAGAAATGCGAAGTGCAGCTGAAAGGCAGAAAAAGGATCCTAAAATCGCCGCCGCAATGGTTCGAAGAGACATTGTTATAGAAGATGTAGTTGAAGAAGGAGAACTACTTACTTTAACTGCCGGTGAAGCCGAAATGCTTGGTTTTAGTAATGGTACAGTATTTTCAATTGAAGAACTGCTCGAAGCTGCAGGCCTGACAGACTCAGTTTTAATTCCAACTACAGCGAGTTTTTGGGAAAGATTAAGTGGTTGGCTCATAAATCCTGTTGTAGCTACATTTTTATTAATGATGGGTTTTTTCTTTTTAATAATAGAGGTGTTAACTGCCGGTTTTGGATTTGGTGGAATTCTTAGTTTACTTGCTTTTGGTCTTTATTTTGGTGCACATTTTTTAACCGGTATCAGCGGATGGCCTGTAATCTTTTTATTTGCTTTTGGTATTATTTTTATTTTAGTGGAAGCCTTTATGCCTGGTTTCGGGATTTTTGGCATTGTTGGACTGGTGGCAGTAATTGTTTCTATTGTATTGGCAGCTGCTTCTACAACCCTTGGGATATATATGCTCTTAATCTCTTTTGCAATAGCAGGTATTGCCGGATATGCAGCATTTAAATATTTTCAGAGAAAGGGAACTCTAAAAAGTTTCATACTTTCACAATCAGCTACTAAAGAAGCAGGCTACAGTTCTTCTGATGATTATAGCCATCTTTTGGATAAGACAGGGAAAGCCGTTACTCCCATGCGCCCCTCTGGAGCAATTGAGATTGAAGGAAAAAGATACGATGCTGTTAGTGAAGGAAGTTTTATAAATACTGGTGAAACTATAAAAGTTACCAAAATAGAAGGATATAGAATAGTAGTTCGTAAGCAAGATAAAAAATAG
- a CDS encoding ABC transporter ATP-binding protein: MVPDNSNNILEIKNITVSYGPIIALKKVFLEVKQGQVVILIGSNGAGKSTLLNTIIGLEKPDEGRIIYHTDDITFWLPERVTRSGIFLIPEDGGIFRTLTVKENLQLGAYYSFEKYSEQLDFVVNLFPLLKERLKQTAGTLSGGEQRILAFSKALMANSKILMFDEPSLGLSPKYIIQIYDTIKYLNRYGYTILLAEQNSVQAFKYADKIYVLDDGQITLDGSPADLKDYKRIKEAYLGR; this comes from the coding sequence TTGGTTCCGGATAACAGCAATAATATATTAGAAATTAAAAATATAACTGTATCATATGGGCCAATTATCGCTTTGAAAAAAGTATTTTTGGAAGTAAAACAGGGACAGGTTGTTATTCTTATAGGTTCTAATGGTGCAGGTAAAAGTACTTTGTTAAACACAATAATTGGCTTAGAGAAACCTGATGAAGGCCGTATTATTTATCATACAGATGATATTACCTTCTGGTTGCCAGAACGAGTAACTCGTAGTGGCATTTTTTTAATTCCAGAAGATGGTGGGATTTTTAGAACATTAACTGTTAAAGAAAATTTGCAGTTGGGAGCTTATTATTCTTTTGAAAAATATTCGGAACAGTTGGATTTTGTTGTTAATCTATTCCCATTATTGAAAGAGCGGTTAAAACAAACTGCAGGTACCTTGAGCGGCGGTGAGCAGAGAATACTGGCTTTTAGCAAAGCACTGATGGCAAATTCCAAGATTTTAATGTTTGATGAACCGTCATTGGGTTTATCTCCAAAATATATAATTCAGATTTATGACACTATAAAATATCTAAACAGATATGGTTATACTATTTTACTGGCAGAACAAAATTCAGTTCAGGCATTTAAATATGCAGATAAGATTTATGTTCTTGATGATGGACAAATAACATTAGATGGAAGTCCTGCTGATTTGAAAGATTATAAAAGAATTAAAGAAGCATATCTGGGAAGATAA
- the floA gene encoding flotillin-like protein FloA (flotillin-like protein involved in membrane lipid rafts) — translation MIDIGSTLPFLLLVFLIVIIFSVIFSFIPLRLWIAAMAAGVRVGLVTLVGMRLRRVVPAKVVEPLIKATKAGLDLNVNNLEGHYLAGGNVDNVVNALIAAQRANIELGFERAAAIDLAGRDVLKAVQMSVNPKVIETPLVAAVASDGIEVKARARVTVRANIERLVGGAGEETIIARVGEGVVSTIGSAQTHKQVLENPDDISRTILKKGLDSGTAFEILSIDIADVDVGKNIGARLQTDQAEADKRIAQAKAEERRAMAVAREQEMKAAVQEMRAKVVEAEAEVPKALSQALREGKLGVMDYYNMQNIQSDTQMRGTISKMGTDGEKKDKQEKQ, via the coding sequence ATGATTGATATCGGAAGTACTTTACCTTTTTTGTTATTAGTATTTCTTATTGTTATTATTTTTTCAGTTATTTTCAGTTTTATTCCGCTAAGGTTATGGATTGCAGCTATGGCTGCAGGTGTGCGTGTAGGTCTGGTTACTCTTGTCGGGATGAGATTGCGCAGAGTTGTTCCTGCAAAAGTTGTTGAACCATTGATTAAGGCTACTAAGGCCGGATTAGACCTTAATGTAAACAATCTGGAAGGACATTATCTGGCAGGGGGTAATGTAGATAATGTAGTTAATGCATTGATTGCTGCTCAACGCGCAAATATAGAACTAGGTTTTGAGAGGGCAGCTGCCATAGATCTGGCAGGTCGAGATGTTTTAAAAGCAGTACAGATGAGTGTTAATCCGAAGGTAATCGAAACCCCTCTTGTAGCAGCTGTAGCAAGTGACGGGATCGAAGTGAAAGCCAGGGCAAGGGTAACGGTAAGGGCTAATATCGAGCGTCTGGTTGGAGGGGCAGGAGAAGAAACCATTATTGCCCGAGTCGGGGAAGGTGTAGTTTCAACTATTGGTTCTGCCCAGACTCACAAACAGGTATTGGAAAACCCGGATGACATATCAAGGACTATTCTTAAGAAAGGCCTTGATTCAGGAACTGCTTTTGAAATTCTTTCAATTGACATTGCTGATGTAGACGTTGGAAAAAATATCGGTGCACGGTTACAGACAGACCAGGCTGAAGCAGATAAACGTATAGCTCAAGCTAAGGCTGAAGAGAGAAGGGCAATGGCTGTTGCCAGGGAGCAGGAAATGAAAGCTGCCGTACAGGAAATGAGGGCCAAGGTAGTAGAGGCAGAAGCCGAAGTACCAAAAGCCTTATCTCAAGCTCTGCGGGAAGGCAAGCTGGGTGTAATGGATTATTACAATATGCAAAACATTCAATCTGATACCCAGATGCGAGGCACAATATCAAAGATGGGGACTGATGGTGAAAAAAAAGATAAACAGGAAAAACAATAA
- a CDS encoding ATP-binding cassette domain-containing protein: MKTYPNKIPLFYTKSLSKKFGGLQALLSLNISVYRRDIYGIIGPNGAGKTTLLNIITGLLKSSSGQIFFSDERIDELKPQQIFEKGISRTFQEGKIIPDLNVLENIMTGLLNKNKKGRQSQNIFYKENKNVTRSQEILRKFNLQSMAERWAEDLVWYERQLVQIARAVASEPKLLLLDEPTAGMGSDEVKKIGDKLIEINKAGVTIMLVSHDIQFIRRIANRIAVLDFGQKVSEGNSKQVLEDTKVQEVYLGSG, from the coding sequence ATGAAAACTTATCCCAATAAAATACCTTTGTTTTATACTAAATCCCTATCAAAAAAATTTGGTGGACTACAAGCGCTGCTTTCCCTGAATATTTCGGTGTACCGGAGAGATATTTATGGCATTATCGGACCTAATGGTGCTGGTAAAACAACTTTATTGAACATAATAACAGGTTTATTAAAATCCTCATCAGGTCAGATTTTCTTTTCTGATGAAAGGATTGATGAACTTAAACCCCAGCAGATATTTGAAAAGGGAATCAGCCGTACCTTTCAGGAAGGAAAAATCATTCCGGATTTAAATGTTTTAGAAAATATTATGACCGGTTTGTTAAATAAGAATAAAAAAGGCAGACAATCCCAAAATATCTTTTATAAGGAAAACAAAAATGTAACAAGAAGTCAGGAAATATTAAGAAAATTTAATTTACAATCAATGGCAGAGCGTTGGGCTGAGGACCTAGTCTGGTATGAAAGGCAACTGGTTCAAATTGCCAGGGCAGTCGCATCAGAACCAAAGTTACTTTTATTAGATGAGCCAACAGCCGGAATGGGATCAGATGAGGTAAAAAAGATAGGAGATAAACTGATTGAGATAAATAAAGCAGGTGTTACTATTATGCTGGTTAGTCACGATATCCAGTTTATTAGACGCATTGCCAACAGAATAGCTGTTTTAGATTTTGGGCAGAAAGTTTCTGAAGGGAATTCAAAGCAAGTTCTGGAGGATACAAAGGTTCAGGAGGTTTACCTTGGTTCCGGATAA